A stretch of Henckelia pumila isolate YLH828 chromosome 4, ASM3356847v2, whole genome shotgun sequence DNA encodes these proteins:
- the LOC140866758 gene encoding E3 ubiquitin-protein ligase WAV3-like has protein sequence MTSSGLEKVAIKAIPERPAVAASESLSEFAVLVGLKAPSLPDDARRCQRAPIDLVTVLDVSGSMYGEKLWLLKTAVYFIIDNLGPSDRLSIVSFSSSAQTALPLSNMTDEGRENARRAVHRLYAEGGTNIVYALKMGVEVLEDRSQPNPVFLSDGCDTCNYSSFSSARSRWDSGEPEYLRLLPFSIFPRNRGVENTGQATFPVHTFGFGMDHDPVVMHAIADASGGTFSFIQSHVMLQDAFACCIGGLLSVVTQDLCLNLMSASHGVEITSIPSGRYANEISMGGSRGVLKIGDLYADEEKEFLINLSVPSLPIDEDTERKTSLLDMTCSYRDMVSNEMVQIQVELVEIRRPKSVSSEDMSVNLEVERQRIRLLTLVTITEAQQMAETGNMAGAQAVLSEGRSRLYGTACAQVADPLCMWLDGEMEETGKRMGTTQEYIQQGRAYALAGISSHAYQRAATRGNNVPGAAAAAPGYAPSALGYGASARGYAPSGLGYDPPGCLPFVPVHASSAPIGYSPSSPGYAPTAPSYGCALPCGNPPSYNPPGYAAYVTPTMANMVAKSQQQSDPKRVSGNW, from the coding sequence ATGACTTCTTCAGGCTTAGAGAAAGTTGCCATCAAGGCCATTCCAGAACGCCCGGCTGTCGCCGCGTCGGAATCTTTGTCTGAATTTGCGGTTCTCGTCGGACTAAAGGCACCGTCTCTACCGGACGACGCACGGCGATGCCAGAGGGCGCCTATCGACCTTGTGACGGTGCTAGATGTTAGTGGGAGCATGTATGGAGAGAAGCTCTGGCTTTTGAAGACTGCTGTCTACTTTATCATCGATAATTTAGGCCCTTCTGATCGACTTTCCATCGTGTCTTTCTCCTCTAGCGCACAAACGGCTTTACCTCTAAGCAACATGACGGATGAGGGCCGCGAAAATGCTAGACGGGCGGTCCATCGGCTTTACGCCGAAGGAGGGACCAACATTGTTTACGCTCTCAAGATGGGAGTGGAGGTTCTTGAAGATCGGAGTCAACCGAATCCGGTTTTCTTGTCGGATGGATGTGATACTTGTAACTATAGTTCCTTCTCCAGTGCTAGAAGTCGATGGGATTCGGGGGAACCGGAGTATCTCCGTCTGCTGCCTTTTTCTATCTTTCCTCGAAACAGAGGAGTGGAAAACACAGGCCAGGCAACCTTTCCGGTACATACATTCGGTTTTGGTATGGACCACGACCCTGTGGTGATGCACGCGATTGCTGATGCGTCTGGCGGCACGTTTTCCTTCATCCAGTCTCACGTGATGTTACAAGATGCTTTCGCTTGCTGCATTGGCGGTCTCCTAAGTGTAGTCACTCAAGATCTCTGTCTGAATTTGATGTCAGCTTCGCATGGAGTGGAGATTACATCCATCCCTTCGGGAAGATATGCGAATGAAATATCCATGGGAGGATCTCGGGGTGTTCTCAAGATCGGTGACCTTTACGCGGATGAGGAAAAAGAATTTCTCATCAACCTATCGGTCCCTTCGCTTCCTATCGATGAGGATACAGAGCGAAAGACGTCCCTTTTGGACATGACATGTTCTTATAGAGACATGGTCTCGAATGAAATGGTGCAAATACAAGTGGAATTGGTTGAGATACGCAGGCCGAAATCTGTGTCTTCTGAAGACATGTCAGTCAACTTAGAGGTGGAGCGGCAACGAATCCGTTTGTTAACTTTGGTAACCATTACAGAGGCACAACAGATGGCGGAGACGGGCAACATGGCAGGCGCGCAAGCCGTGTTATCTGAGGGAAGATCCAGGCTTTATGGCACTGCTTGTGCACAAGTTGCTGACCCTTTGTGTATGTGGCTTGATGGTGAGATGGAAGAAACAGGAAAGCGAATGGGGACGACGCAGGAGTACATTCAACAAGGTCGAGCTTATGCTCTCGCGGGGATCAGTTCGCACGCCTATCAAAGGGCTGCAACGAGAGGGAATAACGTTCCtggagcagcagcagcagcgccAGGATACGCACCCTCTGCTCTTGGATACGGGGCGTCTGCTCGTGGATACGCACCCTCTGGTCTTGGATACGACCCTCCTGGATGCTTGCCCTTTGTTCCTGTACACGCCTCATCTGCGCCAATTGGATACTCGCCGAGTTCTCCTGGATACGCGCCGACTGCTCCTTCCTATGGCTGTGCCCTCCCCTGTGGCAATCCCCCTAGTTACAATCCCCCTGGTTACGCAGCGTATGTGACTCCAACCATGGCTAATATGGTTGCCAAGTCTCAGCAACAGAGCGACCCTAAAAGGGTCTCCGGTAACTGGTGA
- the LOC140864372 gene encoding E3 ubiquitin-protein ligase WAV3-like isoform X2 → MESGQGQAIFTAECTHSFHFSCISNNVTYGNYVCPVCRAKWNDLPFTVPSYNPNVKDNFNPNPDNQVPQPQVPVRSRSISEREPILFSDDEPLPSVTVDAASSASPADLQNVSVKAIPERPAIASSESVPEFAVLVGIRAPSLSEHIHQFHRAPIDLVTVLDVSGSMHGSKLALLKRAVDFVIDNLGPSDRLSIVSFSTRARRILPLRRMTEQGRENAKRSVNSLSASGSTNIVEALKKGVQVLEERRHQNPVSSIIFLSDGRDTCYHGTRFQTFSSPRQPPQYLHLLPVSICPENRGTEDHSQRQTFPVHAFGFGTDHDPLTMHAISDASGGTFSFLESYEMVQDAFASCIGGLLSVVIQELCLMVRSASHGVEIKSISSGRYASEISNEGSQGLINVGDLYADEEKEFLINLAVPVYRSIEDEEDDSNTTSLLDVTCSYRAIMSNDMIQIDGDLVTIRRPKSPSPLEMTISLEVDRQRNRLSAAQGITEAQQMAETGNLMGARALLSNRRSTLLTSASGQAGDGLCLWLESEMKEMDGRMASMQLYERAGRAYALSNMSSHAYQRATTRGSSVPGAVESGNFSFGASGAAHHGSFNAYATPNMANMVSKSHQLNKTGDSSQTKQ, encoded by the coding sequence ATGGAATCGGGGCAAGGCCAGGCCATATTTACGGCTGAGTGTACTCACTCCTTCCATTTTAGTTGCATTAGCAACAATGTTACATATGGCAATTACGTTTGTCCTGTTTGTCGAGCCAAATGGAATGATCTTCCTTTCACTGTTCCTAGCTACAATCCCAATGTTAAGGACAATTTCAACCCAAATCCAGACAATCAAGTTCCTCAACCCCAGGTCCCGGTTCGCTCCCGCTCTATATCTGAGCGAGAACCGATTCTATTTTCTGATGATGAGCCACTGCCTTCGGTCACTGTTGATGCGGCGTCTTCTGCTTCACCGGCTGACCTGCAGAATGTCAGTGTTAAGGCCATTCCAGAGCGGCCGGCCATAGCTTCTTCGGAATCTGTTCCTGAATTTGCTGTTCTTGTTGGAATAAGGGCACCATCACTATCGGAACATATCCATCAGTTTCATCGTGCTCCTATTGATCTCGTTACTGTGCTAGATGTCAGTGGCAGCATGCATGGATCAAAATTGGCGCTTCTGAAACGTGCTGTTGACTTTGTGATAGATAACTTAGGTCCTTCAGACCGACTTTCGATAGTGTCATTTTCAACTCGTGCTAGGAGAATTTTACCCTTGCGCAGAATGACAGAGCAGGGGCGTGAAAATGCTAAACGATCTGTGAATTCACTTTCCGCAAGTGGCTCTACCAATATTGTTGAAGCCTTGAAGAAGGGAGTTCAGGTTCTTGAAGAAAGACGGCATCAAAATCCGGTTTCTAGCATCATATTCTTGTCAGATGGAAGAGACACTTGTTACCACGGCACACGGTTCCAAACTTTCTCAAGTCCAAGACAGCCTCCACAATATCTACATCTATTGCCTGTTTCTATCTGTCCTGAAAACCGAGGAACAGAAGATCACAGTCAACGACAAACATTTCCAGTTCATGCATTCGGTTTTGGTACAGATCACGATCCTCTCACAATGCATGCAATTTCTGATGCATCCGGCGGTACTTTTTCCTTCCTCGAGTCTTATGAAATGGTGCAAGATGCATTTGCTAGCTGTATTGGTGGCCTACTTAGCGTGGTAATTCAGGAGCTTTGTTTAATGGTAAGGTCGGCATCACATGGGGTTGAAATTAAATCGATATCTTCAGGAAGATATGCAAGTGAAATCTCTAATGAAGGATCACAAGGTTTAATAAATGTTGGGGATTTGTATGCCGACGAGGAAAAAGAATTTCTTATTAACTTAGCTGTCCCTGTGTATCGGagtattgaagatgaggaagaTGATTCAAATACGACGTCCCTTTTGGATGTTACGTGTTCTTACAGAGCAATCATGTCAAACGACATGATACAAATAGATGGTGACCTAGTCACTATACGGAGACCGAAATCCCCATCCCCTCTTGAAATGACCATAAGTTTGGAAGTTGATAGGCAAAGGAACCGCCTCTCAGCAGCACAGGGCATCACAGAGGCTCAACAAATGGCAGAAACAGGCAATCTAATGGGCGCACGAGCTCTTCTATCAAACCGAAGGTCCACCCTTCTTACTTCTGCATCCGGGCAGGCAGGTGATGGCCTTTGTTTGTGGCTGGAAAGCGAGATGAAAGAAATGGATGGAAGAATGGCGAGCATGCAGTTGTACGAACGCGCTGGCCGAGCCTATGCACTCTCGAATATGAGCTCACATGCATATCAAAGGGCAACAACCAGAGGTAGCAGCGTGCCGGGAGCGGTGGAATCAGGTAATTTCAGCTTCGGTGCAAGTGGTGCAGCCCATCATGGTAGTTTCAATGCTTATGCGACACCGAATATGGCGAATATGGTGAGCAAATCTCATCAGCTTAACAAGACAGGGGACAGTTCTCAAACTAAACAATGA
- the LOC140864372 gene encoding E3 ubiquitin-protein ligase WAV3-like isoform X1 produces MASSGESKTCAICLGRMESGQGQAIFTAECTHSFHFSCISNNVTYGNYVCPVCRAKWNDLPFTVPSYNPNVKDNFNPNPDNQVPQPQVPVRSRSISEREPILFSDDEPLPSVTVDAASSASPADLQNVSVKAIPERPAIASSESVPEFAVLVGIRAPSLSEHIHQFHRAPIDLVTVLDVSGSMHGSKLALLKRAVDFVIDNLGPSDRLSIVSFSTRARRILPLRRMTEQGRENAKRSVNSLSASGSTNIVEALKKGVQVLEERRHQNPVSSIIFLSDGRDTCYHGTRFQTFSSPRQPPQYLHLLPVSICPENRGTEDHSQRQTFPVHAFGFGTDHDPLTMHAISDASGGTFSFLESYEMVQDAFASCIGGLLSVVIQELCLMVRSASHGVEIKSISSGRYASEISNEGSQGLINVGDLYADEEKEFLINLAVPVYRSIEDEEDDSNTTSLLDVTCSYRAIMSNDMIQIDGDLVTIRRPKSPSPLEMTISLEVDRQRNRLSAAQGITEAQQMAETGNLMGARALLSNRRSTLLTSASGQAGDGLCLWLESEMKEMDGRMASMQLYERAGRAYALSNMSSHAYQRATTRGSSVPGAVESGNFSFGASGAAHHGSFNAYATPNMANMVSKSHQLNKTGDSSQTKQ; encoded by the exons ATGGCTTCTTCGGGGGAAAGT AAAACCTGTGCCATTTGCTTGGGGCGTATGGAATCGGGGCAAGGCCAGGCCATATTTACGGCTGAGTGTACTCACTCCTTCCATTTTAGTTGCATTAGCAACAATGTTACATATGGCAATTACGTTTGTCCTGTTTGTCGAGCCAAATGGAATGATCTTCCTTTCACTGTTCCTAGCTACAATCCCAATGTTAAGGACAATTTCAACCCAAATCCAGACAATCAAGTTCCTCAACCCCAGGTCCCGGTTCGCTCCCGCTCTATATCTGAGCGAGAACCGATTCTATTTTCTGATGATGAGCCACTGCCTTCGGTCACTGTTGATGCGGCGTCTTCTGCTTCACCGGCTGACCTGCAGAATGTCAGTGTTAAGGCCATTCCAGAGCGGCCGGCCATAGCTTCTTCGGAATCTGTTCCTGAATTTGCTGTTCTTGTTGGAATAAGGGCACCATCACTATCGGAACATATCCATCAGTTTCATCGTGCTCCTATTGATCTCGTTACTGTGCTAGATGTCAGTGGCAGCATGCATGGATCAAAATTGGCGCTTCTGAAACGTGCTGTTGACTTTGTGATAGATAACTTAGGTCCTTCAGACCGACTTTCGATAGTGTCATTTTCAACTCGTGCTAGGAGAATTTTACCCTTGCGCAGAATGACAGAGCAGGGGCGTGAAAATGCTAAACGATCTGTGAATTCACTTTCCGCAAGTGGCTCTACCAATATTGTTGAAGCCTTGAAGAAGGGAGTTCAGGTTCTTGAAGAAAGACGGCATCAAAATCCGGTTTCTAGCATCATATTCTTGTCAGATGGAAGAGACACTTGTTACCACGGCACACGGTTCCAAACTTTCTCAAGTCCAAGACAGCCTCCACAATATCTACATCTATTGCCTGTTTCTATCTGTCCTGAAAACCGAGGAACAGAAGATCACAGTCAACGACAAACATTTCCAGTTCATGCATTCGGTTTTGGTACAGATCACGATCCTCTCACAATGCATGCAATTTCTGATGCATCCGGCGGTACTTTTTCCTTCCTCGAGTCTTATGAAATGGTGCAAGATGCATTTGCTAGCTGTATTGGTGGCCTACTTAGCGTGGTAATTCAGGAGCTTTGTTTAATGGTAAGGTCGGCATCACATGGGGTTGAAATTAAATCGATATCTTCAGGAAGATATGCAAGTGAAATCTCTAATGAAGGATCACAAGGTTTAATAAATGTTGGGGATTTGTATGCCGACGAGGAAAAAGAATTTCTTATTAACTTAGCTGTCCCTGTGTATCGGagtattgaagatgaggaagaTGATTCAAATACGACGTCCCTTTTGGATGTTACGTGTTCTTACAGAGCAATCATGTCAAACGACATGATACAAATAGATGGTGACCTAGTCACTATACGGAGACCGAAATCCCCATCCCCTCTTGAAATGACCATAAGTTTGGAAGTTGATAGGCAAAGGAACCGCCTCTCAGCAGCACAGGGCATCACAGAGGCTCAACAAATGGCAGAAACAGGCAATCTAATGGGCGCACGAGCTCTTCTATCAAACCGAAGGTCCACCCTTCTTACTTCTGCATCCGGGCAGGCAGGTGATGGCCTTTGTTTGTGGCTGGAAAGCGAGATGAAAGAAATGGATGGAAGAATGGCGAGCATGCAGTTGTACGAACGCGCTGGCCGAGCCTATGCACTCTCGAATATGAGCTCACATGCATATCAAAGGGCAACAACCAGAGGTAGCAGCGTGCCGGGAGCGGTGGAATCAGGTAATTTCAGCTTCGGTGCAAGTGGTGCAGCCCATCATGGTAGTTTCAATGCTTATGCGACACCGAATATGGCGAATATGGTGAGCAAATCTCATCAGCTTAACAAGACAGGGGACAGTTCTCAAACTAAACAATGA
- the LOC140864812 gene encoding E3 ubiquitin-protein ligase WAV3-like: MSSPDNKTCGVCYGSLATGKGQAIFTAECSHSFHFGCITNNSNNLCPVCGIKWKDTPFTMPNSSASNTFFPSPFLPPQRQYPRLSRVLNQPQFPLRPVLESETFSDDDPLPGNVTDPNSLGLTTGLERVTIKAIPERPALGASESLSEFSVLVGLKAPSISDNGRNFQHAPIDLVTVLDVSGSMHGSKLSLMKSAVHFIIDNLGPSDRLSIVSFADTAQRILPLRRMIDEGRQSAKQAVDWLSARGSTNIVHALKIGVKVLEDRRQQNPVSTIIFLSDGNDTCNYGAFSNPRHELAYLHLLPASICPQNRGMENSGQQTTFPVHTFGFGTDHDPVVMHAIANASGGTFSFIESYEMLQDAFASCIGGLLSVVTQDLCLNLRSASHGVEIKSIPSGRYASETYNGGSQGIIKIGDLYADEEKEFLINLSVPSLPDDDAERKTSLLDIKCSYRDVASNEMVQIEGELVEIRRPKSVFPQDMVLNMEVDRQRNRLSALLTITEAQQMAETGNLAGAQAVLSKGRSELLATASAQAGDTLCMWLDGEIEETRKRMATPQVYMQQGRAYALSGMSSHTSQRAASRGNNVAGAQVSAASFGFGGASGGPSAKPAVFGAYVTPTMANMVAQSQQQSKLAKGISPTPK; encoded by the exons ATGAGTTCACCAGATAAT AAAACATGTGGTGTTTGCTATGGAAGCCTTGCCACAGGGAAAGGGCAGGCCATATTCACAGCTGAGTGCTCCCATTCCTTCCACTTTGGCTGCATCACCAACAACTCCAATAACCTCTGCCCCGTTTGCGGCATCAAATGGAAAGATACCCCTTTCACTATGCCCAATTCCAGTGCTAGCAACACGTTTTTTCCCTCGCCTTTCTTGCCACCCCAACGACAATATCCTCGACTCTCACGTGTTTTGAATCAACCCCAATTCCCTTTACGGCCTGTGCTTGAGTCAGAGACTTTTTCGGACGACGATCCCCTGCCCGGAAATGTGACTGATCCAAACTCTTTGGGCTTAACTACCGGCTTAGAGAGAGTTACCATCAAGGCCATCCCAGAACGTCCGGCTCTTGGTGCTTCGGAATCTTTATCTGAATTCTCCGTACTTGTTGGGCTAAAGGCACCGTCTATATCCGACAATGGACGTAACTTTCAGCATGCGCCTATCGACCTGGTTACGGTGCTAGATGTCAGTGGCAGCATGCATGGATCAAAGCTGTCACTTATGAAGAGTGCTGTTCACTTCATCATCGACAATCTAGGCCCTTCGGATCGACTTTCTATTGTATCTTTTGCTGATACTGCCCAGAGGATTTTACCTCTACGCAGAATGATAGACGAGGGTCGCCAAAGTGCTAAACAGGCCGTTGATTGGCTTTCAGCGCGTGGCTCGACGAACATCGTTCACGCTTTGAAGATAGGAGTAAAGGTTCTTGAAGATAGGCGTCAACAGAATCCGGTTTCGACCATCATTTTCTTATCGGATGGAAATGATACTTGTAACTATGGTGCCTTCTCCAATCCTAGACACGAACTGGCTTATCTCCATCTACTGCCTGCTTCTATCTGTCCCCAAAACAGAGGAATGGAAAACTCGGGCCAGCAGACAACCTTTCCGGTTCATACATTCGGTTTCGGTACAGACCACGATCCTGTCGTGATGCACGCCATTGCTAATGCATCTGGCGGTACTTTTTCCTTCATCGAGTCTTATGAAATGCTACAAGACGCTTTTGCCAGCTGCATTGGGGGTCTCCTAAGTGTGGTGACTCAAGATCTCTGTCTGAATTTGAGGTCAGCATCCCATGGGGTAGAAATTAAATCAATCCCTTCAGGAAGATATGCAAGTGAAACATACAACGGAGGATCTCAAGGTATAATCAAGATCGGTGACCTCTACGCGGATGAGGAAAAAGAATTCCTGATCAACCTTTCGGTCCCTTCACTTCCTGATGACGACGCTGAGAGAAAGACGTCCCTTTTGGACATCAAGTGTTCTTACAGAGACGTTGCGTCGAATGAGATGGTGCAAATAGAAGGCGAATTGGTTGAGATACGCAGACCAAAATCTGTGTTCCCTCAAGATATGGTACTCAACATGGAGGTTGATCGGCAGAGAAACCGTCTTTCGGCTTTACTAACTATCACAGAGGCTCAACAGATGGCGGAGACCGGTAATCTGGCAGGCGCGCAAGCTGTGTTGTCAAAggggagatcggagcttcttgCTACTGCTTCTGCCCAAGCAGGTGACACTCTGTGCATGTGGCTTGATGGTGAGATCGAAGAAACTCGGAAACGAATGGCAACGCCGCAGGTGTATATGCAGCAAGGTCGAGCTTATGCTCTCTCGGGGATGAGTTCTCACACGTCTCAAAGGGCCGCATCGAGAGGGAACAACGTTGCTGGAGCACAAGTGTCTGCGGCTTCTTTTGGCTTCGGCGGTGCTTCCGGCGGCCCTTCTGCCAAGCCGGCTGTTTTTGGGGCGTATGTGACTCCGACCATGGCTAATATGGTTGCCCAGTCTCAGCAACAGAGCAAGCTGGCTAAAGGAATCTCTCCAACGCCAAAATAG
- the LOC140860957 gene encoding E3 ubiquitin-protein ligase WAV3-like — protein MGVKVLKNRGQQNPVASIVLLSDGRQSYQFFNSSSERWEPVHLQLTPLPRNMPRWDLGTDYLGQQKTFPVHSFGFGTDHEPVAMHVVADLSGGTFSFIESCEKLQDAFASGIGGILSMVTQDLRLSVRPTLLGVEIKSIHSGGFATETSKSQGILNIGDLYADEEKEFLINLSIPSLPNDHRNQATEPKMPLLDITCTYTDVASKERVEIEGYLVDIHRPRSISPQDMVLSLEVDRQKNCLSVLRIIAQAQQMAETGNLTDAQAVLSKGRSNLLGTSSAQAGDTLCMWLDAEMEETRKRMVNEALYLQRGRAYALSEMSSLTCQRASSRGNTVAGAEAFGSGFSFIGAGKSSVFGAYVTPNMAYMVSKSQKLSK, from the coding sequence ATGGGAGTAAAGGTTCTTAAAAACAGGGGCCAGCAGAATCCGGTTGCAAGCATCGTGCTCTTATCAGATGGAAGACAAAGTTATCAGTTTTTCAACTCTTCCAGTGAGAGATGGGAACCAGTGCATCTCCAACTAACGCCTCTTCCCAGAAATATGCCTAGGTGGGATCTAGGAACAGATTACTTGGGACAACAGAAAACCTTTCCTGTCCATTCGTTCGGTTTTGGCACAGACCATgaacctgttgcaatgcacgtTGTTGCTGATCTATCCGGTGGTACTTTTTCCTTCATCGAGTCTTGTGAAAAGCTACAAGATGCATTTGCTAGCGGCATTGGTGGTATATTAAGCATGGTAACTCAAGATCTTCGTCTATCCGTGAGGCCAACATTGCTTGGTGTTGAAATTAAATCGATCCATTCCGGAGGATTTGCAACTGAAACGTCTAAATCTCAAGGTATACTCAACATAGGTGATCTTTATGCGGACGAGGAAAAGGAGTTTCTTATCAATTTATCCATCCCTTCACTTCCAAATGATCATAGAAATCAAGCCACCGAACCAAAGATGCCCCTTTTGGATATCACGTGTACTTATACAGATGTAGCGTCAAAAGAAAGGGTAGAAATAGAAGGGTACTTGGTTGATATACACAGACCAAGATCCATCTCCCCTCAAGATATGGTACTAAGCTTAGAGGTTGATCGGCAAAAAAACTGTCTTTCCGTGTTGCGAATTATTGCACAGGCTCAACAGATGGCCGAGACAGGAAATCTGACTGACGCACAAGCCGTGCTATCCAAGGGGAGATCGAATCTTCTAGGTACGTCGTCCGCCCAAGCAGGGGACACTCTGTGTATGTGGCTCGACGCTGAGATGGAAGAGACAAGAAAACGAATGGTAAACGAGGCGTTGTATTTGCAGCGTGGTCGAGCTTATGCTCTCTCGGAGATGAGTTCGCTTACTTGTCAAAGGGCCTCGTCGAGAGGGAATACCGTCGCAGGAGCAGAAGCATTTGGAAGTGGCTTTAGCTTCATTGGCGCTGGGAAGAGCTCTGTTTTCGGGGCGTATGTAACTCCGAATATGGCTTATATGGTTTCCAAGTCTCAGAAACTGAGCAAGTGA